A stretch of Methanosphaerula palustris E1-9c DNA encodes these proteins:
- a CDS encoding tetratricopeptide repeat protein, translating into MDGHGGIKKDEEEQVLTPAACEEKGESFLDEDDYIEALFWYDRAAELAPLSAKGLFGRGYALRKLGRLVEALASFDQALQLDPESIPVEANRGYVLRELGRLSEAVAAFDAAILENPGHIKAMTGRGMALVDLGRLEEARDQYLQALNLNMMNAFVWHQLGIVRQLLGEEEAASECFQKADSLGYYREGAGNQIPI; encoded by the coding sequence ATGGATGGACATGGTGGGATCAAAAAAGATGAAGAAGAGCAGGTTCTGACCCCTGCAGCGTGCGAAGAGAAGGGGGAGTCGTTCCTCGACGAGGATGACTATATCGAAGCGCTCTTCTGGTATGACCGTGCAGCAGAACTGGCTCCCCTCTCTGCAAAGGGGCTGTTCGGCCGGGGATATGCGCTTCGGAAACTGGGGAGGCTGGTGGAGGCACTCGCCAGTTTTGATCAGGCCCTCCAGCTCGACCCTGAGTCGATCCCGGTGGAGGCCAATAGGGGATATGTTCTTCGGGAGCTCGGCCGGCTTTCCGAGGCGGTGGCCGCCTTTGATGCAGCCATCCTTGAGAACCCGGGACATATCAAGGCGATGACCGGTCGGGGAATGGCCCTGGTGGACCTGGGCCGGCTTGAAGAGGCACGGGATCAGTACCTTCAGGCGCTCAATCTGAACATGATGAACGCGTTCGTCTGGCATCAGTTGGGGATCGTCCGGCAGCTCCTCGGGGAGGAAGAGGCTGCCAGTGAGTGCTTCCAGAAGGCTGACTCTCTTGGGTATTATCGGGAGGGGGCTGGAAACCAGATTCCGATTTAA
- the proS gene encoding proline--tRNA ligase — MQTEEETTALPPKEEFSAWYNDLLWRAEIMDVRYPVKGVYVWFPFGFSIRKLTYAILRQLLDKDHQETLFPLLIPEQEFMKEAEHIKGFEEEVYWVTHGGLTELDVKLALRPTSETAIYPMYALWVRSHADLPLKLYQIVNTFRYETKHTRPLIRLREITSFKEAHTVHATWDEAAAQVEDALALYTTFYQHLCVPILISRRPEWDKFPGADYTMAVDTVMPDGKTLQIGTVHHLGDHFSRTFDITYENQNGEQQLAYQTCYGISERCIAALISMHGDDKGLILPPEVAPVQVVVVPIIVGKRRDEVLAAARTIRDQLEAAGLRVKLDEREIRPGAKYYHWEMRGVPLRVELGPRDLDNGVVTAVTRSKEKSTIPAASLIEGVQALLEQVRNTLATTGGQHLAAHLKQVETMDDLKVAIEEGVAIVHWCGDKACADRIEEETEASVLGTEVRSSLVSKTEGRCLVCGRAGTTTLIGRSY; from the coding sequence GTGCAGACCGAAGAAGAGACTACCGCCTTACCGCCAAAAGAAGAGTTCAGCGCCTGGTACAATGACCTGCTCTGGCGTGCCGAGATCATGGATGTCCGGTACCCGGTCAAAGGGGTCTATGTCTGGTTTCCGTTCGGGTTCTCGATCAGAAAGTTGACCTACGCGATCCTGCGCCAGCTGCTCGATAAAGACCACCAGGAGACCCTCTTCCCGCTGTTGATCCCGGAACAGGAGTTCATGAAGGAGGCCGAGCACATCAAGGGGTTCGAGGAGGAGGTCTACTGGGTCACCCATGGAGGGCTCACCGAGCTCGATGTGAAACTGGCCCTCCGGCCGACGAGCGAGACGGCGATCTATCCGATGTACGCCCTCTGGGTCAGGTCGCATGCCGACCTCCCGCTGAAACTGTACCAGATCGTGAACACGTTCCGGTATGAGACCAAGCATACCCGGCCGCTGATCCGGCTCCGCGAGATCACCTCGTTCAAGGAGGCTCACACCGTCCACGCGACCTGGGACGAGGCGGCCGCCCAGGTCGAGGACGCCCTGGCCCTGTACACCACCTTCTACCAGCACCTCTGCGTACCGATCCTGATCTCCCGCCGGCCCGAATGGGACAAGTTCCCCGGAGCGGACTATACAATGGCCGTCGACACCGTGATGCCGGACGGCAAGACCCTGCAGATCGGCACGGTCCACCATCTCGGCGATCACTTCTCACGGACCTTCGATATCACCTACGAGAACCAGAACGGAGAGCAGCAACTGGCATATCAGACCTGTTACGGGATCTCGGAACGATGTATCGCCGCCCTGATCAGCATGCACGGCGACGATAAAGGGCTGATCCTCCCGCCGGAGGTCGCACCGGTGCAGGTGGTCGTGGTCCCGATCATCGTCGGAAAACGACGTGACGAGGTGCTCGCTGCAGCCAGGACGATCCGGGATCAGCTGGAAGCGGCCGGCCTCCGGGTGAAACTGGACGAACGTGAGATCCGTCCGGGCGCCAAGTATTACCACTGGGAGATGCGGGGGGTTCCCCTGCGGGTCGAACTCGGTCCCCGTGACCTGGACAACGGCGTGGTGACGGCGGTGACCAGATCCAAGGAGAAGTCCACGATTCCTGCCGCATCCCTGATCGAGGGAGTGCAGGCACTGCTCGAACAGGTCAGAAACACCCTGGCCACGACCGGCGGCCAGCACCTCGCTGCACATCTGAAGCAGGTCGAGACGATGGACGACCTGAAGGTGGCCATCGAAGAAGGGGTGGCCATCGTCCACTGGTGTGGAGATAAGGCATGCGCCGACCGGATCGAAGAGGAGACCGAAGCCAGCGTCCTCGGGACCGAGGTACGGTCGTCACTGGTTTCAAAAACAGAAGGACGATGCCTGGTCTGCGGCAGGGCCGGAACCACCACCCTTATAGGGCGGAGTTACTGA
- a CDS encoding stage II sporulation protein M: MSERPLNRYIIFAAALFFTSFIVGIVMVRLDPSIGTSMIAAFRDQVVKQIMNDQTGILCLKILLNNLVACLVLFLGGVTAGIISLVVLGANGVLIGAVLEMVRSQRGVLYVAAAILPHGIFEIPAFLISAALGFMLAGALVGDWHGNEDAGDTTRRLGRIFLSVVVPLIVVAAFVEAFITPQIIHLVS, translated from the coding sequence ATGTCTGAACGGCCCCTGAATCGATACATCATTTTTGCTGCTGCCCTCTTCTTCACCTCATTCATCGTCGGCATCGTGATGGTCAGGCTGGACCCGTCGATCGGCACCTCCATGATTGCTGCGTTCCGCGACCAGGTGGTTAAACAGATCATGAACGATCAGACAGGAATACTCTGTTTGAAGATCCTCCTCAACAACCTGGTGGCCTGCCTGGTCCTCTTCCTCGGCGGGGTGACGGCCGGCATCATCTCACTGGTCGTGCTCGGTGCCAACGGGGTGCTGATCGGAGCGGTGCTGGAGATGGTCAGGTCGCAGCGGGGAGTCCTGTATGTCGCAGCGGCGATCCTTCCGCATGGGATCTTTGAGATCCCGGCGTTTCTGATCTCCGCAGCCCTCGGGTTCATGCTGGCAGGCGCCCTGGTCGGGGACTGGCACGGGAATGAGGATGCAGGGGATACAACCCGGCGTCTCGGACGCATTTTTCTCTCCGTCGTGGTCCCGCTGATCGTCGTCGCGGCGTTTGTAGAGGCTTTTATTACGCCTCAGATTATACATTTAGTCAGTTAA
- a CDS encoding DUF63 family protein produces the protein MIREFIYKYYIDPIRYGGAYTIVDTLTYALILIVSLYLIYQWLNRTKISIDRSFIYSLLPFVVLGSLLRVIQDTGMITSDLQFLLVTPLIFFTIFFFTIACLFVSRLAEHYGLLKDYHRGFAGLGIIACLISGAVLCWYGLTVTRIDFGVLLTILLMAATTTTLVWAFLRYVLKWEFASDPIYVLLLLGHLLDASSTSYGISLHPLHYVEQHVVGSSLIAATGTGFVMFPLKLAVLIPGIYILELYRKEGASAFWHLVVFAMIVVGLAPGLRDMIRMVLYV, from the coding sequence ATGATTAGGGAGTTCATATACAAATACTACATCGATCCCATCCGGTATGGAGGGGCCTATACGATCGTCGATACCCTGACCTATGCCCTGATATTGATCGTCTCCCTGTACCTGATCTATCAGTGGCTGAACAGGACCAAAATCAGCATCGATCGTTCGTTCATCTATTCGTTGCTCCCCTTTGTGGTGCTCGGTTCATTACTTCGGGTGATACAGGACACCGGGATGATCACATCGGATCTCCAGTTCCTGCTCGTGACCCCGCTGATCTTCTTCACCATCTTCTTCTTCACGATAGCCTGCCTCTTCGTCTCCAGGCTTGCCGAACACTACGGGCTGCTCAAGGATTACCATCGGGGCTTTGCAGGGCTCGGAATCATCGCCTGTCTGATCAGCGGTGCGGTGCTCTGCTGGTACGGGCTGACCGTCACCAGGATCGATTTCGGAGTTCTGCTGACCATTCTCCTGATGGCCGCCACGACCACGACCCTGGTCTGGGCGTTTCTCCGCTATGTGCTCAAATGGGAGTTTGCTTCGGACCCGATCTATGTGCTGCTCCTGCTCGGCCACCTGCTCGACGCCAGTTCGACCAGTTATGGCATCAGCCTGCATCCCCTCCACTACGTCGAGCAGCACGTGGTGGGTTCATCGCTGATCGCCGCAACCGGTACCGGTTTCGTGATGTTTCCGCTGAAGCTGGCCGTCCTGATCCCGGGGATCTATATTCTGGAACTCTATCGGAAGGAAGGAGCCAGTGCGTTCTGGCACCTGGTCGTCTTTGCGATGATCGTGGTCGGACTGGCCCCCGGTCTTCGGGATATGATCAGGATGGTCCTCTATGTCTGA
- a CDS encoding NAD(P)-dependent glycerol-1-phosphate dehydrogenase — protein sequence MSADGIKLLRTPGFDKSKWMQLPRDVVIGHNALDQFPAVCQDLKIGRSVMLFAGKSTMQVAGNRIEELLAPSFDISTFLARELTPESMKEGEEAACGVDLIIGVGGGRVIDTAKIVSFNLDLPFISVPTAASHDGIASGRASLQTSEGSASLTAHPPLGVVADTGIIAAAPHRLLAAGCADIISNYTAILDWELSNRLRGEPISEYAITLSRMTAEILMKNAPMIRPHQEESAWMVVKALVSSGVAMAIAGSSRPASGGEHKFSHALERLAPGKALHGEACGIGTIIMMYLHGGDWRGIRTALQQIGAPTTPAELGIPDEVAVAALMMAKTIRPERFSILDSGLTEESATALIRLLYGE from the coding sequence ATGAGTGCAGATGGTATAAAATTACTCAGGACCCCTGGTTTTGACAAATCCAAGTGGATGCAGCTCCCACGGGATGTCGTGATCGGGCACAATGCACTCGACCAGTTCCCGGCCGTCTGCCAGGACCTGAAGATCGGGAGATCGGTGATGCTCTTCGCCGGGAAGAGTACGATGCAGGTGGCTGGGAACCGGATCGAGGAACTGCTCGCACCATCCTTCGATATATCGACGTTCCTGGCAAGAGAACTGACCCCTGAATCGATGAAAGAGGGGGAGGAGGCCGCCTGTGGGGTCGATCTCATCATTGGGGTTGGGGGTGGACGGGTGATCGACACGGCCAAGATCGTGTCGTTCAACCTGGACCTGCCGTTCATCAGTGTTCCGACGGCCGCTTCGCACGACGGGATTGCATCAGGGCGGGCGTCCCTCCAGACCAGTGAAGGTTCGGCCTCACTGACTGCTCACCCCCCGCTCGGGGTTGTCGCAGATACCGGGATCATCGCGGCTGCCCCGCACCGTCTGCTCGCTGCTGGGTGTGCGGATATCATCTCCAACTACACAGCGATTCTTGACTGGGAACTCTCGAACCGACTTCGAGGGGAACCGATCAGCGAGTATGCGATCACCCTTTCGAGGATGACCGCTGAGATTCTGATGAAGAACGCTCCCATGATCCGGCCGCATCAGGAGGAGAGCGCCTGGATGGTGGTCAAGGCACTGGTCTCCTCAGGGGTCGCGATGGCGATCGCTGGATCGTCCCGCCCTGCTTCGGGCGGCGAGCACAAGTTCAGTCATGCCCTCGAACGGCTGGCACCAGGGAAGGCTCTTCATGGGGAGGCCTGCGGGATCGGGACGATCATCATGATGTATCTGCATGGCGGGGACTGGCGGGGGATCCGGACGGCGTTGCAGCAGATCGGTGCCCCGACAACCCCGGCCGAGCTGGGGATTCCTGATGAGGTGGCTGTTGCGGCCCTGATGATGGCAAAGACTATTCGTCCGGAACGCTTCAGTATACTTGACAGCGGTCTGACCGAGGAGTCTGCGACCGCACTCATCAGATTGTTGTATGGGGAGTAG
- a CDS encoding UPF0179 family protein, translating into MAEIKSKVTLIGAMLARPGLEFIYEGELPACEQCKVRKACNNLKVGRKYRVLSIRATVHGCSVHLNGACAVEIVESPMVGLIKADLAIANSRILPDLSCTQSECKSYPLCHPDGVVSGERYMVSEVLGNAPDHCDKGRSLKLVELLPI; encoded by the coding sequence ATGGCTGAGATAAAATCAAAGGTGACACTGATCGGTGCCATGCTGGCACGTCCAGGGCTTGAGTTCATCTATGAAGGGGAACTGCCGGCCTGTGAACAGTGCAAGGTCAGAAAGGCCTGTAACAACCTGAAGGTGGGCAGGAAATATCGGGTTCTCTCCATCAGGGCCACGGTGCACGGCTGCAGTGTGCATCTGAACGGGGCCTGTGCTGTCGAGATCGTCGAGTCCCCGATGGTCGGGTTGATCAAGGCCGACCTCGCGATAGCAAACTCGCGGATTCTCCCTGACCTGAGTTGTACCCAGAGTGAATGCAAGAGTTATCCGCTCTGCCACCCGGACGGGGTGGTCAGTGGAGAGCGGTACATGGTCAGCGAGGTGCTTGGTAATGCCCCGGATCACTGCGATAAGGGACGTTCGCTGAAACTGGTCGAACTCCTTCCTATCTGA
- a CDS encoding ADP-ribosylglycohydrolase family protein, with protein MIFIFDLNAARGAVVGVAIGDALGAPFEGYPSRGLVTEMMGEGPHNRVKGGWTDDTLQMLAVAESLITCRGFSAEDLMIRMIRGYRRHPEFYGPTSSLVFDLILAGRSPLQAAAEAGKRRRSRSNGAVMRGPPIGVMYNSGQVQEISLLCAALTHADPVPGACSAFVNQMISDLCRGVDRRTAHRHACDRCREPEVAEMLGNYRDYQPEPALDALLSTHAALRFFLEAESFEDAVVHAVSIGGDTDTIGAICGALAGACWGITAIPGRWISVLQGLNQLLWTADQLTLIAEP; from the coding sequence GTGATCTTTATATTCGACCTGAATGCGGCGAGAGGAGCGGTCGTTGGCGTTGCAATTGGGGATGCATTGGGTGCGCCCTTTGAAGGATACCCATCCCGGGGCCTGGTGACTGAAATGATGGGGGAAGGCCCGCATAATCGGGTGAAGGGAGGGTGGACCGACGATACCCTGCAGATGCTCGCCGTGGCCGAATCCCTGATCACCTGCCGGGGATTCTCTGCAGAGGATCTGATGATCCGGATGATCAGAGGCTACCGCCGGCACCCGGAGTTCTACGGTCCGACCTCCTCGCTGGTCTTCGACCTGATCCTGGCCGGAAGATCACCCCTGCAGGCAGCGGCTGAGGCCGGAAAGAGGCGACGGTCACGGTCCAATGGGGCTGTGATGAGAGGTCCGCCGATCGGGGTGATGTACAACTCCGGGCAGGTGCAGGAGATCTCACTGCTCTGCGCGGCATTGACCCACGCGGACCCGGTGCCCGGGGCCTGTTCGGCGTTTGTAAACCAGATGATCAGCGACCTCTGCAGAGGGGTTGATCGGCGAACCGCCCACCGTCATGCCTGCGACCGCTGCAGAGAGCCGGAGGTTGCAGAGATGCTCGGAAATTACCGGGATTACCAGCCTGAGCCGGCCCTCGATGCCCTTCTCTCGACACATGCAGCCCTTCGCTTCTTTTTGGAGGCAGAGTCTTTTGAGGATGCGGTCGTCCATGCGGTCAGCATCGGCGGGGACACCGACACCATCGGTGCGATCTGCGGAGCGCTGGCCGGCGCCTGCTGGGGGATCACAGCGATTCCGGGCCGCTGGATATCGGTACTGCAGGGTTTGAACCAGTTGCTCTGGACCGCAGACCAGTTGACCCTGATCGCAGAGCCGTAA
- a CDS encoding UPF0058 family protein, which translates to MQKEELLHLHMLMVHIKKYYEHISGESVPTERYEALDVSPVHIHKNKKLHKDALLILGEEIVSQIRSHKAPIVEYSSEMVAETAAIEH; encoded by the coding sequence GTGCAGAAAGAGGAGTTACTTCATTTACATATGCTGATGGTCCATATCAAAAAATATTATGAGCATATTTCAGGCGAGTCAGTACCCACGGAACGGTACGAGGCGCTTGATGTCTCTCCTGTCCATATCCATAAGAATAAGAAATTGCATAAGGATGCGCTGCTGATCCTCGGTGAAGAGATCGTCTCACAGATCAGGTCCCATAAGGCACCGATTGTTGAATATTCGAGCGAGATGGTTGCTGAAACTGCTGCAATCGAACACTAA
- a CDS encoding tRNA uridine(34) 5-carboxymethylaminomethyl modification radical SAM/GNAT enzyme Elp3 yields MDKTEIYREILSLISSESADPYQILQIKRAVCGRYELPEVPKNSALLAAAPPEEYEQFRRLLLVKPTRTLSGVAPIAVMTSPSPCPHGKCLPCPGGPDHPFKSPQSYTGEEPAAKRAREHNYDPYNQVLARLDQFRLLGHHVDKAELIVMGGTMTARTPEYQESFVAACLQAMNESGTGVRRELQPLETVMQANERSDVRCVALTFETRPDWSRREHIDSMLRLGVTKVELGVQHLDDEILTFNRRGCTVADIVEANTSLRDAGIKVGFHMMPNLPGSTIEKDRAMFRTLFDDPRFRPDFLKLYPTLVTPYSEIEDLLNRGGYAPYAEDDLIDLIAYAKELLPEYVRLQRVQRDIPAKLIVAGSHHSNFRQLAEGRLHAAGKRCRCIRCREIGRYPPPKGAVAGIQTLAYDCCGGREFFISAVAGDSLIGFLRLRFPGNPWREELADAALVRELHVYGMVVPIGDEAEPAEYQHRQFGVQLLAEAERLAGDAGFSSLAIMSGIGVRPYYQRQGYMRTGPYMVKRLV; encoded by the coding sequence ATGGATAAAACTGAAATCTATCGGGAGATCCTCTCCCTCATCTCTTCTGAATCTGCAGATCCGTACCAAATCCTGCAGATCAAACGTGCAGTCTGTGGCCGCTATGAACTCCCGGAGGTGCCGAAGAACTCAGCGTTGCTCGCCGCAGCCCCTCCTGAAGAGTATGAACAGTTTCGGCGCCTGCTGCTGGTGAAACCGACCCGGACCCTCTCCGGGGTCGCACCGATCGCGGTGATGACCTCTCCCTCTCCCTGTCCGCATGGGAAGTGTCTCCCCTGTCCGGGGGGTCCGGACCATCCGTTCAAATCCCCGCAGAGTTACACGGGTGAAGAGCCGGCCGCAAAGCGGGCACGTGAGCATAACTACGACCCGTATAACCAGGTCTTGGCCCGGCTCGATCAGTTCAGGCTGCTTGGCCACCACGTCGACAAGGCAGAACTGATCGTGATGGGCGGTACGATGACCGCCCGGACCCCAGAGTACCAGGAGTCGTTCGTGGCAGCCTGTCTGCAGGCGATGAACGAGTCCGGGACCGGGGTTCGAAGAGAACTGCAGCCGCTGGAGACGGTTATGCAGGCGAACGAACGATCGGATGTCCGGTGCGTCGCCCTGACCTTTGAGACCCGGCCGGACTGGTCCAGACGGGAACATATCGACAGCATGCTCCGCCTCGGTGTCACCAAGGTTGAGCTTGGGGTTCAGCACCTGGACGACGAGATCCTCACCTTCAACCGTCGCGGCTGCACCGTCGCCGACATCGTGGAGGCGAACACGTCCCTCCGGGACGCCGGGATCAAGGTCGGGTTTCACATGATGCCGAACCTGCCCGGTTCGACGATTGAGAAGGACCGGGCGATGTTCCGGACCCTCTTCGACGATCCTCGATTCCGACCGGACTTCCTGAAACTGTATCCCACGCTGGTCACACCCTATTCAGAGATCGAAGACCTGCTGAACCGGGGAGGGTATGCGCCGTATGCAGAGGACGATCTGATCGACCTGATCGCCTACGCCAAGGAACTCCTCCCTGAGTACGTCCGCCTCCAGCGGGTCCAGCGGGACATTCCCGCCAAGCTGATCGTTGCCGGCTCCCACCACAGCAACTTCCGGCAGCTGGCAGAGGGCCGGCTGCACGCCGCCGGAAAACGGTGCCGGTGCATCCGTTGTCGCGAGATAGGCCGCTACCCGCCGCCCAAAGGTGCAGTGGCTGGGATCCAGACCCTGGCCTACGACTGTTGCGGAGGGCGGGAGTTCTTCATATCGGCGGTGGCTGGCGACTCGCTGATTGGGTTCCTCCGGCTGCGGTTTCCGGGGAATCCCTGGCGTGAGGAACTGGCAGATGCAGCTCTGGTTCGCGAGCTGCATGTCTATGGAATGGTCGTCCCGATCGGCGATGAGGCTGAGCCTGCCGAGTACCAGCACCGACAGTTCGGGGTGCAACTGCTCGCCGAGGCGGAACGCCTGGCCGGCGACGCCGGTTTCTCTTCGCTCGCTATCATGAGCGGGATCGGGGTGCGCCCCTACTACCAGAGACAGGGATATATGCGAACCGGCCCCTATATGGTAAAACGACTTGTATGA
- the priS gene encoding DNA primase catalytic subunit PriS — MRPATLEFIKQQFTGYYQRVYPVTPDALLQREWGFIFFDAGREVRMRRHLAFGERQELTEYLKTMVPAHVFYSSAYYESPGAPTMAEKGWSGADLIFDLDADHIMHGSYQAMLARVKEEVQKLLAVLTDELGFSEKYCEVVFSGGRGYHIHVNDLAVRSWGSAERREVVNYVCGIGLDPGLLIRAGTDLSTGWPRRYLGALDGYLAWLKVKNQKDALLHLSSIKGVSRSSAAGLLKSLDQVRATIGGDHPEKVLGDRVLRAVTTNDNPDWKKRLQETGVQADEPVTTDIKRLIRMPTSLHGGSGLRVVPLTISEVQEFDPLIDAVVFGDRDVQVTAEKTLTVSLLGNTYEVSAGTQTVPEAVAVFLCCRGLAEIAEGR; from the coding sequence ATGAGACCAGCCACCCTTGAGTTCATCAAACAGCAGTTCACCGGTTATTATCAGCGGGTCTACCCGGTCACCCCTGATGCACTGCTGCAGCGGGAGTGGGGTTTCATCTTCTTTGATGCTGGCCGCGAGGTTCGGATGCGCAGGCATCTGGCCTTTGGGGAACGGCAGGAACTCACCGAATATCTGAAGACGATGGTTCCTGCGCATGTCTTCTACTCGTCGGCATACTACGAGTCTCCCGGCGCGCCGACGATGGCGGAGAAGGGATGGTCGGGGGCCGACCTGATCTTCGATCTCGATGCAGATCATATCATGCACGGTTCGTACCAGGCGATGCTGGCACGGGTCAAGGAGGAGGTGCAGAAGCTGCTGGCCGTCCTGACCGACGAACTGGGGTTTTCGGAGAAGTACTGCGAGGTGGTCTTCTCCGGCGGGCGCGGGTACCATATCCATGTGAACGACCTGGCGGTTCGTTCCTGGGGGAGTGCCGAACGGCGCGAGGTGGTCAACTATGTCTGCGGGATCGGTCTCGATCCCGGACTGCTGATCCGCGCTGGGACCGATCTGTCGACAGGCTGGCCCCGGCGGTACCTGGGCGCGCTGGACGGATATCTCGCCTGGTTGAAGGTAAAGAACCAGAAGGATGCCCTGCTCCATCTTTCGTCGATAAAGGGGGTTTCGCGAAGTTCTGCGGCAGGATTGCTCAAGTCCCTCGATCAGGTTCGTGCCACCATCGGGGGTGATCATCCGGAGAAGGTACTGGGCGACCGTGTCCTTCGGGCGGTCACGACGAATGATAACCCCGATTGGAAGAAGCGGTTGCAGGAGACCGGGGTGCAGGCCGATGAGCCGGTCACCACCGATATCAAGCGGCTGATCCGGATGCCGACCTCGCTCCATGGCGGGAGTGGTCTTCGGGTCGTTCCGCTCACCATCAGCGAAGTCCAGGAGTTCGATCCCCTGATCGATGCGGTCGTCTTTGGGGATCGGGACGTGCAGGTCACCGCTGAGAAGACGTTGACGGTGTCACTGCTGGGAAATACGTACGAGGTCAGTGCCGGTACACAGACGGTTCCTGAGGCCGTTGCCGTCTTCCTCTGCTGCAGAGGACTGGCCGAGATTGCAGAGGGGAGATAG